ACATTTTGGGCATCAAGGATTGCTGAATTCAATTGACTGTAATTTGCCATTTTTTCTGCATGTTTTTGATTAATTAAATCATTAAGTTTTTGAGCTTTTTGAAGTTCAAATTTGGCAATTACAATTTTTGATTCTAATTTTGCAATATCTTTAAGATATTTTTGATTAATTAAATTCAATTTAGCAATCGTTTTGTTAGCGTTTTTGGTTGATACTGTGTATCTTGCGTTGTGATTTTGTGTTTTGTTTTTTGCGTTCAATTTAGCGATAGCTATATTATAACGTTTCAATTTAGAATAAGCTTTATATCTAGGGTCGCTCAATAATGCAAATTTTCCTCTAAAGTACACAATTGGTTTGAATTGAGTAAACATAATTGCAGTAGCTGCTAAGTATAGAATCATTGATGTAATAACTTGGACATCATCTGGTTTTAGGTATAGAGGAGCTTTTTGCAATTTGTAGTTTGCTGTATATAGTGCTGTATAGAATAATGATGTAAAAACAATACCGATTGGAGAGTTTAAAGCCAATAGGCTGATTGCGATACATTCAAAACCTAAGTTAAGAGGTTGGGTAACTGAGTCAAATCTTGCTGATAGACCTAAAACATAGTTGAAGAATCCTGCGACTCCGGCAATCATGGCTGAGAAGGCTAAAACTAGCATTGTTAATTTTTTATCATTAACCCCCATGTATTTACCATTTGATTTAGATATACCTTGCATTCTAATTTTGTAACCTAAACTTGTAAAACTGAAGACAAAGGCAACAGCAATTACTAATACTAATAAAATTATTAGACCAGCAATAGAAAATGCTTTTTTGACTTCTTGACTGATACCAACTATACCTGGGTTAGTACCTGTGTTAACATCATTAAAGTAATATGATATTTGGTTTAAACTGAATTCTGGTCAAATAACATTTGCAGATTTTTGTTGGAAACAAACCATTGCAATGCCAACAATAATTCAGTTAATCATAATAGTAGAAATAACTTCATGCACATTTAAATATGCCTTCAAAACCCCTGCTATTAGACCTGCTATAAAAGCAAAAATCATAGAAAAGACTAGAGCTAATAATAACAATCATACTGGAATTGAGGTATATGATGTGTAACCTAATTTAATGAAAATACCAAATGAAGTTGCACCTGTAATCATCATTTGACCTGGGATACCAATATTGAACAATCCAGCCTTAAAGCTGATTGCACAAGCTAATGATGAGAAACCAAAAATCAATAAGTAGTTTAAAATAACTTCTTTGTTACTTGGCGATTTTAAACTATCAACAACATTAGTAAAGATTGCGAACGGGTTGATAATTCTGTGTTCAAGTAACGATGTTTTTAGGAAGATATAAACTAATGAAAGTACTATCCCGAAAAACAAGGCTCAAAGAGAAGAAGCAACCTTACGACCAGTTGATTTTGTTTTGTCCATTTTGACGAATGAACTGATTTTTTCACTAATCTTGTTGAATGTTTCAATCATAATGTTTTTGTGTTTTGTCATTTACTGCTCCCTCCTTTCTATTTTTAAAGTCTTTATAAATTTGATCAAATGAAGATTTGGCTTCACTTAATTCTTGTTTTCTTTGTTGAATGATAGCTTTATGATTATCTGAAGCTAATTTATAGTTATTTTTAAGTTCTACTAATGTTTCTTTATCAACATCTTTAGAGTGTTGAGCAATGTATAAACTTGATTTAATTGAAGTTTTATCTAATAAAGCTTTTTCAATTAATTTAGCATATTTTTTATTTAGATATGTAATGTAACTATCTTTAGAATCTTCAATATCATTAGGGTTAAATCATGAATCTTGTTCGTTTTGCGTACTTGATGACATGTATTTACCAATTTCTTCACGAGATGAAGTTTTAGCGTCGTTAATTGAAAGAATTTTACCTTCATTAATAACAGCAATTGTATCTGCTAGCGCCAATACTTCGTCTAATTCATATGAAATTAGAAGAATTGCCTTGCCCTTTGCTTTTTCATTTAAGATTTGAGTATGAATATTAGTAATTGCACCAATATCCATACCACGTGTTGGTTGGACAATGATGATGAAATCATGTTCAAACATCATTTCACGTCCAACGATGAATTTTTGTTGATTACCACCCGAGAGTGAACGAGCGATACTTTTAGCACCTTGTGAACTTCTAACGTCATATTTTTCAATAATTTCGTTAGTGAATTCTTTTATGGCTTTAGTTTTAAATACTCCGCCTTTTACGAATTCCTTGTCTCAAAGTCTTCTAATTACTGAGTTTTCTTGAATAGTGAAATCAAGAATTACACCATGGTGGTGTCTATCGGCCGGAATGTAGGCAACATGTTGTCTACTTCTATCTCACGCACCACTTTTTGTAATATCTTTAAACTCATATTCATTTGTGCTATGATTAAATATTTTTAAGTGAACTGAACCTTTGTGAGGCTGTTCAACTCCGCCACAAATGTATTCTAATTCTTCTTGTCCGTTTCCAGCAACCCCTGCAATAGCAAAGATTTCGCCCGCGTGAACATCAAAAGAAATGTTTTTTAAGTTTTTATTTAATTTAGTTGTTGTTATGTTTTTTAGAGAAAACACAACTTCTTTTTTCTCACTTGGTATGTCATTTTTAACTTCAACAACATCGCTACCAACCATTGCTCTAATAATTTGATCCATTGTTGTATCTTTTAAAACAAAGTTTCCAGCAACTTTTCCTAAACGTAAAACAGTTGCAGTATCAGCGACTTGTTCAATTTCTTTTAATTTGTGAGAAATAAAAATTATTGTTTTGCCTGCTTTTTTAAATATTTCAAATGAGTGTAATAACCCTTGAATTTCTTCATCAGTTAAAACAGCAGTTGGTTCGTCAAAAACCAAAATGTCATTTCCACGATAAAGCATTTTCATAATTTCAACTTTTTGTTGAGTTGAAACTGTAGCATCTCCAGATTTTTGGAATAAATCGAAGTGCAATTTATATGTATTTTGAAGTGCTTTTATTTTTTTGATTGCAATGTCTCTATTTAAGACACCCGCATTTTTTGTTCACTCCTCACCAAGGATTATGTTATCTAAGTTTGTATATACGTCAACTAATTTAAAGTGTTGGTGAACCATCCCGATACCCATTTCATTAGCATCGTTTGGTCCAGAAAAAAGCACCTTGTTGCCATTTATAAGGATTTCTCCACTTGTCTGTTCATAAAGACCAAACAAGATTGACATCAAAGTACTTTTACCAGCTCCGTTTTCACCGATTAATGCGTGTATTGTTCCTTTTTTAACTGCAAAAGAAACACTGTCATTAGCGGTAATTCCGGGGAATTTTTTAGTTACGTTAATGAATTCAACAGCATTCATTATTTATTTTCAATTTTTAAAGCGGCATTTAATGCATCGATACGTTCTTGAATGTTTATAATATCGTCACCATCTTGAGTAACTTTTGAAGAATGTAATCATGCTTTTGTTTCTTCATCTAGAGTTTTATATAGCTTTTCAGCTTCATCTAGAGCTTGTTGAGCAAGAATTTGTTTGTCACCTTCGATGTGAGTTTTTGAAACTCCAACTCATCCTCTATCATAACCATGGCTCATGATTGAGTCTTTTTTATCGATTTCTAGTCCTTCAACATCTTTACCTAATGCAAGTGCTGAAACAGCATCATAGGTTGATTGTCCAATGTTTTTAACAATTGATGTAAAGTATGTGTTTTGTTCACTTGAAGCACTTAATGCTTGGTCAACGTCTACACCAATAATGTATTTATTTTTTCCTTTAAATTTAGTGTGTTTTGTAACTTGGAATGTTGTTTGACCAGCAACAGCCATAACAATTTTAGGGTCTGTTGCTAACATGGCATCAACAGCTTTTGTATTTGTTTCATTTTGGTCGAATTCAGCACCTAAATTTACTGAATTAGTTGTAGAGTGAATTTTGGTTGAGTCATCTTTTTGTTGGTTATTTCAGTATAGAATACCTTTCATGAAACCTTCGTTAAAATCAGTAACTCCAGGGAAAGCACCACCACCTAAAGTAGCGAATGATCTATCTTTAAATTCTTTTTCTGTTGATAGGAATTTTGCAGCAGCATATCCAGCAACGAAAGCAGCCTCTTTAGTTTTGAAATCTTGGAATACTGCGTGTCCTGCTAGGTCTTTAACATCAGATAAAGATGTATAGTCAGCACCGATTAAAACGATTCCTAATTCTTTGAACTTCTTAGCATTTTCTGGTTTTTGCAAGAATGCCGAAACGTTTGTTTGGTGTAAGAAACCAGGAAGTAGTCATACTTTGTATTTACTATCTAAAGCTTCTCTATATGCTTGTTCATATTTTCCTTCTTTAACTTCAAGAACAGCGTAGTTATCAGCACTAACTCCGTTTTGAATGTCAGCGAAAGTTAATAGACCTTCTCAAGCCGATTGGTTAAATGATTTATCGTTGATGTCTCCACCATCGTTAATCATCACGATGCTTTTCATTTTTTGTCCTTTTGTGATACCAAATTCTTTATTTAAAGTAATTTTTGTAACAGGGACTGTTGGTCTTTTAGGGTGAGTGAATTCAGTGTGTTTTACTGCAACACCGTTAATTTCTCCACCTTTATCATTGCTACATGCTGCAGCAACCATAGGAAGTGTACCAAGCGCCGATACAGCTCCTAGTCCTAAAAGTAATTTATTTTTCATATTTTTTGCCTCCTAAATATGCGAAGCGAGTTTATTTCTAAACCGCTTGAATAAACTTTTTGTGTTTATCTGTCTATATTATATATATTTATATATTGATATTCTTTTTCCAGAAACTTTACCACATTTGAATATGGTAAAATTTCCAGTTTTAGCAAAAAGTTAATTTTTGTGTATTATAAGACTTAAAATTTTGATTAATACATTTATTTCAAAGTTTGAGAAAAGATAAAAATGTGGAAATTTTTATAATTTTTACGATTTTTTTCAACAAATATATAAAAAAACTCAGCAACGCTGAGTTAAATAATTATTTACCGTTTCTTGAAATTTCAACTAGGTTTGAAAATACTTTAGGTTCGTTAATAGCTAATTCTGAAAGCATTTTTCTGTTAATTGTGATGTTTGCTTTTTTAAGTCCGTTAATGAATTGTGAATATGTAACTCCTTCTGCTCTAGTAGCAGCATTGATACGGGCTATTCATAATTTTCTAAAGTTACGTTTAACTTGTTTACGGTCTCTAAATGCGTATGTTCATGATTTAACAACTGCTTGTTTAGCAACTTTATAACCTATTGATTTGTGTCCAAAATATCCTTTAGCTAGTTTTAGTCATTTTTTTCTTCTAGCTCTAGTAACTGTTCCGCCTTTAACTCTCATAGTTTCCTCTTTCTATATTGTTGAATGTAAGGTTAATTAAAATAACCCTTTGAATCTTTTGATGTCAGATGCGTGCATTTGAACAGATTTACGTGCTTGACGTTTTTGTTTTGTGGTTTTATTTTGGGCTAGGTGTGAACGGTAAGCTTGTTCTCTTAAAACTTTTCCTGTACCTGTAATTTTGATACGTTTTTTAAGAGCACTTTTTGTCTTCATTTTAGGCATAATTACTCCTTAAATTAATCAAAATTATTCTTCATCGTCGAATTCTTCGTCGTCAGAATCATCATTTTGATCTTGTGTAGTGTTCTTATCTACTATATTATTCTCTTTCTTATATTTAGCAACTTTAACTTTATTTGGTTGTAGGTATAGATCAAGAAATCTATTATTCACTAACGTCGCCTCTTTGGTAATTTCAGCAATGTCCTCCAATAATTGGAAGAATCTATTCATTGTGTCATAACCTAATTCAGGACGAGCCATTTCACGTCCACGATATTTTAAACTAACCTTTAGACGGTCACCATCTAGCAAGAATTCTCTCGCTTTACGAGCTTTCACTTGTAAATCGTGGTCTCCAATCATAACTGTTAATCTGATTTGACGATTTTGAATAATTGTTTGTTTTTCCTTAGCAGCTTTTTGCTTTTTCTTTCTTTCATATTTGAATTTTCCATAATCCAATATTCTAGCAATAGGTTTTGGCTCAACGCTTATTAGCACTAAGTCCATTCCGTATTCACGAGCAATCTCGATAGCTTCTCGTGTAGGTTTAACCCCTATCTTATCCCCTTCAGGCCCGATTAAAAAGACTTTTGAAAAAGGGATGTTTGAATTTATCATGTGTTCAGCTGCAGGTTTTTTGTTTCTGGTATTTGTTGGTTGAATATTAACTCCTTTATAATAGATAATTTTTAAAATTAAAATAAAAGTGGTATCTCCACTTTCTAAACTACATCTTAAAAAAGATTTTAATTGTAGCTAGAAACCCAAGGCTATGGCCATCAGGTGAGATGTAATCTACTTTCTGCAATTAAATATTGCTTAATCATTTTACCATAAACTTGTTAATTAATAATTAAATTAAATTTATTCTCCGTTTTATCCATATTCTGTTTATTTGCTGTATTAAAAGTAAAATAAAACGGCACAAAGGCCATTCAAATAATTAATTTCTTCTTTTAAAGAACGAATTCTACATTAATAATTGCTTTTTGTTCGTTTGCTTGATAACTAAATTCTTCTTTATGTTCGTCGAGATATTTAATGACAGCATTTCACATGTTTTGATCATCTAAGTTCATGATTACATCGGCACCATTTTCGCCTTGTTCTCAAATATCATCTAGTTCTCTTTCTAAACGAGTAATTGCTTTTTTGGTATTTGTTTCGTCGTGCAATAAGATTTCCATAATGTTCCTCCAAGTATTTTTAATTTTAAACTTATTTTCATTTTTTACATAATATTCAGGCGATTATTCTTTTGATTCTACTGGAAGTGTATCGTTTCGAAACGCACGCATCAACAAATTCATCGTAGGTTTCCAAATGAGAATGTTTAAGTAATAAATTTTCAATTCCTTCGCTAATTAATTTAATTTTTCTCAATTTATTTATAGGTGTTTTAGTTAAAATACTGATAAATTTTTTATAGTCTTTCTCAATAAAACGAGGACGAGATATTTTCATTGGTGAGTAGTTAGAAATATCTTCGTTATTTTTTAATTTAGTTCGTAAAAGCGATGCTGAAGCAAAGTTTTGATTTGGCAGTTGCGAATGAAAGGGGATATTTCGTTCGATTGTAAAAATTTCAATATTGTAATTATTGTTTACTATTGATTTAACATATTCAAAACCTAAGATATCATTTGGCATAGCAAAATTTTCACCAGTTAAATCTTTTAAAGCCGAAGCGAAAGCTTTTGGGTAAGCCAGTTTTTCTTTCTTGATATAGTGTCTAATAACATGATTGAATTCATCAAGGTTATTTTTTAAAAAATTAGCTAATCTAACCATGCGATCTGGATTGTTTGTTTCCGAACCAAAGACAATTTTGCTGACGCCAGCTCTATGAAGTTTTGCTATTGCGTTCTGGGCAAAGATATGTGCAGCTTGAACAGTTTCTTCAAAAGTTAATTTAAGAACTTTATTAACGCCATATTTTTTGGCAATTTTTTTTCTGTTGTTAAAACTAGTGATAGTATATTCACCTCGTTGCGAAAATTTATCACTCATGACAACGATTATTTTTTCGTTTGGGAAATTCTGTTTTATTCAGTTAATTTGTCTAATATGTCCGTTATGAAAAGGATTATATTCCGCCACGATTCCTATTGCCATTGTTGTCTCCTATCAGAAATATAAGTTAATTGACCAACATCAAGAAATTTATATATTTTGTTATTATTATAAAAAAATTAATTATAATAATTACGAAATTATGCCCAAGTGGTGGAATGGTAGACACCGTAGACTCAAAATCTACTGGAGAAATCCGTGCAGGTTCAAGTCCTGTCTTGGGTACCATATCAGTTTATGACCAAATTTGCAACTAACTTGTTGCATTTTTTATTCCTTTTGTCAATTTGTTAATTAAAAACCGAAATTATTATCGGTTAAAATTAAAGTTGTTTCTTTCGTTTAACTATCATTCTTCAAATTGCTACAGTTAATAAAGCTAGTGGCAGTAATATTGTTAAAAACACAATTACTAAATAAGCTCTCATTCATAACTTGTTACGGTCACGACGAGAATTTTCTATTTGTTCATGGATATCAACACTTCTTTCACCTAAAAAATCACTTAAATCTGCTAAACGTTTCTTATCAATCAATCTCATTGCGACATAAAAACCGATTAATAATGCCATTACAATTGTACTTATTAGACAAAATAGAGGTGTATTTCCAAATCCGTTATCAAGAATTTCTTTTCAATTTAGTTTTAATTTGAAGGTTGGTTCATAGTTAATTTCCGTCATACCTTTTGAATAAATTCCATACACAATGGCAGTAATTAAACCTAAGTAAGTTAGCACGAATATCAAACATCATGTTAAGTCTACACCTTTAAGCACTATTCGACGGTAGGCTAAATGGAAAGTATTCGAGCTTGTCTTGTCTCCTAGTTCTAATGCTTCGCGATAACGTTTAACGGTATTTGATCATTGAATGTTTTCTATCAGATTTTTAATACCAAGAGCTAAGAATATTGCTGCCGTAACTCCAAATGCAATTAGATAACCCCAGTAGCTTTCAACAAAAGGCCCTACTTTTAAATACGCTAACACAAAAAATATAATTGCGGCAGTCATGATTGTAAAACAAATTGTCATATTTATTGTTTTGATATTTTTTTCTGTTCTTATAACCCTGAATGGTCTAGGAGAGATTTGGTTTTTAGGATCTCTTACAATTTTTCCTTCCAGATTTTGGTCATTGCTTGATTTAACAATTTCAATTGTGGATGTATCATTTATTGGTTTTCACTTCATATTTTGTTACCTTTCAGTTCTTACTTATTATATATTCTTTATTAAGATTACAAACTTGTTCCATAAAATGTGGAAATTTCTACTTTTTGGATAGTTTTTGAGGTAATTTGAGCTAAAAAAGTAAAAAAAATTTTTTCGATCTCGCTTTTTAGTGTTTATAATTATTCCGTTATGTTAAAAACAAATTTATTCACTCGTATTAAAAATATTAATGGAATGGCGTCTTGAGCTATTTCGATTTTGAATTAATACCTGTGAAATGAATTTAAAATAAAAATTTATGTAAAAGCAGGTAAAGACACCTGCTTTTTTGAAAAAACTATAGAGGAGCTTCCTACATTAGTAAATAGTTGAGCAGGCGTGCAACGAAACTATTGAAAGGGTAAGGATGCCGAATTGATTATCTGGGCACAGAAATCGATGGCAACAATGCATAACAGTTTGTTGTTCTTTGGAAAATTCCATTGGAGCTATAGTCTACATCTTAATAAATATATTTTATTATTTTGTAAGACTAGGGCTAGAGTCTTACAAAATTTTTATTTTTCAGACGGCAAGTCAAATAACATAACGAATACAATAAGAAAAAAACACAATTAAACATTTTTCGCGAAAGGAAAAATATGAAATTAAAAACAAAATTACTTCTCGCACCCCTGACGTTATCATCGTCACTACCATTAGTGGCGCTAGCTGCGTCATGTTCACAGACGGATAATCAATATGTCGTGGCGAGAGCAACAAGAACAGCAATTAATTCAGTTTATTCTGAATCGGCTTACCATACTGATAGATCTAACTCATATGGTGGTTGACAAAATCGTAACGAAGAAAACATAGCAGCATTATTAATTAGAAAAACAACAAAAAATGATGCAGTTATTAATAATTTGGGCAATGATAAGTATGAAATTGTCAGCCCTTCTGTATGAGGTTACAAATTAGAACTTGCAGGTAAATTTATAGTTACTGATAATAATGGTGCCAAAAAAGAATTTGACAAAGATGATTTCGATGTTAATATCAAACCAGAAAACGGCAAAACCTACAACTATGCAATCTACCAAGGATTTTCAAAAAACCCTAAATCAATTAACTCAAAAGAATTTTTCAATGCTTTAAAAACTGCTAAAAAAGTTCAGATTGAAGTTAAAAAAGGTGTTAAATGAGTTGATAAAAAAGGTGAAGAAACTAAATATGAAGTTGTTGCAAAAGACTTTTACGTTTCATACTTAAGAACCTATTCATTAGGTGTCAATGAAAGAGTTAAATTTGCAGCTGAAAGTAATGTAGAACAAGAAAAAATTACTAAATTAGATGCTGCAACGAATAAAATTTTAGTACCTAACTCAAGCTATTTCACAAATAAAGTTCGTTATCCAAATGAATACTTATACGAACTATTCGGTGTTGAATCAACAGATTTACTTGATGAAAATAAATTCCTTGAAGATGATAAAGTTACTTTTAACAAGAAATCAACTGAAGAAACAGCTGAATTTGCTGATTTAATTGATAACTTAGCTTCTTCACAAGAATTTGTCGCAGCTCCTAGTCAATATATTGCTGAAGTTAACAAATCTGGTAACTTACCAAACATTACATCAAAATCTACTGAAGCCAAATTTGAGTCTGAATTAGTTAAATCGCTTCCAAAAGACAATAAATTAGCTATCGCTGGAGTTTATTGATATGGAATTGACCCAGAATACACATTGTATGCAGGTCCATACATTTATGAAGGTTATTCAAAATCTACATCTGAAGAAAAATATGTAATGAATACTAAATATGCAGATCAAGATTGAGTAAAAAGTGATTCATCTGTTAAAACTATTATCCAAAGATATCAAGGTAGCGGTGATGCTGAACAATTTAAACAAGCATTATGAAATGACTTCAAAAAAGGTCGTTTAACTAGATTACCATATGCTTTAATTCCAACTGCCAACACAACAGATGTTGCAAAATATCCTGAAAAATATGGTGTTAAATACTCTCAAACTTTAAATAAAAGTCAAATTGGTGCTGAACAATTCTGAAATATGTTGCCACATATCTCAGTACCTGAAACAAGTCCAACACGCAAAGCTGATGATGGCAAGCCAGCTCCTTTCGATGTAAATAATGAAGAAGATTTAAATGAATATCTAAAAAATGTTACATTTAATGATGCTTTTTCTAAAATTTTATATGGTGTAGACAGAAAAGAGTTAATTAAAGGAACTGTAAAAGGTGAAGAAAAACTTATGAATTTATTCGCCGGACGTGGTCTAATCTTTAGAAGCTTAATCTCTTCAGCATTTAACTTTGAAGGTATTTCTCAAAAAATAAATTCTCATAAACAAAAAATGAATATTTCAGGTTTTGCGCTAGATGCAAAAATCGGAGGTAATGATGTTGAGGGACATGAACAAGAAAATAATCTACGTGTACATTACAATGACATTAATAAATTATCATTCATTAGTACTGATTACAAATTAAGCAAACCTGTTGAATATCAAGAATTCTTTATTGCGCAAAATGATGCTTCTTCTGAATTGTCAGCCTTTAAATCGCCAAACTTTGAAGAAGTTAAAAGGGAAATGAAAAAATTGCTTGATGAAGCCGGAATCAAAGCAAATGAAAAAGTTTCATGAACACAAGCTTTTAGATGAGTTAACTTTAACCCAGTATTATTTGAACAAGTTTACAAATTAATGCCTCAAATAATTAATGATCTTGACCCTCGTTTAGACTTTAAATCAGTTAAATTTAATGCCGAAAATGAATTGTCTCAATTCTGAGGTCATCACATTTATGGTTGAAGTCCTTATACTATTGGTGGTTGAGGATATGACACAAACTCAATTGGTTCAGGATTTGATGGAATGGTTAATGTATCTAATGCTGATATTTCATTAATGATTTTAGGTTTACAACCAACTGATGCTAAAGCAAAAGAAACTAAATCGAATTTACAAAAAGCATTACCAGAATTAGTTAAAATGTCAGAAGCACTAGTTAAATTTATTAAAGAAGAAAAAGAAGCGGGAAGAATCAAAGTGAGATTCAACGTTGAAGACCTTGCTCAACTATCAACTGAAGAGTTAACTACATTGCGTGACGAATGAACACAATGTTCAATTGAAAACGGAAAATTAAAGATAGTTAATGACAAACAAATCTTTACTGAAAGAGGAGCTATTACAGCCAAATTCTTTAACAAATACGTAAAAACCTTAACCAACGCACAAAACATTAAATTATTAAATGAATTTACTGTATATCTAGGCGTTCCAGTTGAAAGAAGATTCACCTCTGTAGCTGGTTTTGTTCCTTCGTTATCAAATAAAAATTACATTATTCCATTTACTGCAGCTGAAGCAGAATGAGCAATGGATACAAAAGTAGTTAATGAGAAAACAAAAAATAATAAATAAATAAAACAATGTTTAAATATATATTTAAAAGAATGGCGCTCGCCATTCTTACATTGTTTATTATTCTAATTTTCTCATACACACTAATTGTAATTTTCATTAAAAACCCTTATGAAATTAAATTAATTAATGAAACAGATAACTTGCTTAGACAACAATATGAAGCAAAATCTCAAGCTTTTAAAGCTATCCCTGTTTTTACTAAAATAGCAACATATTTCAGTAAATTTTTCTCGGGCGATTTTGGTGAAATTTATATCCCACAGCAAGGTTATGATAATATTCCAGAGTTGTTCTTTGGACCATTAGGTTGATCAATTTTAATTTCATTGCCTTCGTTTATAATCTCGGCATCATTAGGAATTCTAATTGGTGTTTTAGCAGGATATAAACGTGGCACATGAATCGATAACTTAATAAACGCTTTTGTATTCGTGTTTATTGCCGTACCAAGTTTTATTTTAGCCCCGATGTTTTTAAACGTTTTCCAAAAACTTGGATTTGATATTAGATTCATTTCACCATTCGAAATTGGTGATGGTTGGTCTGCAACTATTAAATCAGTAATTCCAGCCATAACAGTAGTTAGTCTTGGTTCATTAGCTGGCTACACATTATACTCACGTAATCAAGTTGTCACAGTGTTGACTTCTAATTATGTATTAATCGCCAAAACTAAAGGATTAAGTGGCGGAGCTATTTTTAGAAAATATGTTTTAAGAAATATCTCAATTCCTTTAGCAACAATCATCATTCCTTCGTACTTAATTCTATTATCCGGATCTATTGTTGTTGAAAAATTCTGATTTATACCAGGTTCAGCAACTATTATTGCAAACTCATTCCCTGCGGGAGAAATCAATATTGTAATGTTTAATATTTTCTTCTTCACCACATTAGGATTATTCACACAAGTTATTGTAGATATTTCTTACCCACTTATCGATCCAAGAATTAAATATGAAGCAAGTAGCGGTATTAATTTATTCAATATTATATCTGCTGCTAAAAAACGTAAATTAGAGTATCAAGCGATGCTTAATAACCAAAACAATGTAACAATTAATAAAGAAGGAGGTGAGTAATATGAGTTTATCCGCAACTGAATTTAATAAAAAATACGGAATTAGTGCTGAACTTCAAGAAAAAATCAAAATTTCTAAAGACGATAAAATCAGTAATAATATTGCTGGTAAACCTAAAATCTTACTAGTTGAAATACTAAAAAGATTTTTTACAAACCCTGCCGTATTAATTGCTTTTATAGTCTTTGTCGCAATTATTTTAATTTCAATAATTGTTTCAGTTACTTCGGATTATCCTGGTGTTCAGAGAATTGATGCTGGCTGATCTTCAGAAGATAAAATTAGAAATATTGAATCATTACCTCCGATGTTCAATCGTATAAAAGAGACAGGTGATCAAACTATTATAAACAACCTTGAAACTTGAAAAAACAATGATTTATATAGCCCTTACTTTACAAACTATGTTAATTTCACCAAAACAAGCCCATCTACACTTACTTATGACCCATACAATTATTATGAAG
This genomic interval from Mycoplasma miroungigenitalium contains the following:
- the infC gene encoding translation initiation factor IF-3, which codes for MINSNIPFSKVFLIGPEGDKIGVKPTREAIEIAREYGMDLVLISVEPKPIARILDYGKFKYERKKKQKAAKEKQTIIQNRQIRLTVMIGDHDLQVKARKAREFLLDGDRLKVSLKYRGREMARPELGYDTMNRFFQLLEDIAEITKEATLVNNRFLDLYLQPNKVKVAKYKKENNIVDKNTTQDQNDDSDDEEFDDEE
- a CDS encoding OppA family ABC transporter substrate-binding lipoprotein, which gives rise to MKLKTKLLLAPLTLSSSLPLVALAASCSQTDNQYVVARATRTAINSVYSESAYHTDRSNSYGGWQNRNEENIAALLIRKTTKNDAVINNLGNDKYEIVSPSVWGYKLELAGKFIVTDNNGAKKEFDKDDFDVNIKPENGKTYNYAIYQGFSKNPKSINSKEFFNALKTAKKVQIEVKKGVKWVDKKGEETKYEVVAKDFYVSYLRTYSLGVNERVKFAAESNVEQEKITKLDAATNKILVPNSSYFTNKVRYPNEYLYELFGVESTDLLDENKFLEDDKVTFNKKSTEETAEFADLIDNLASSQEFVAAPSQYIAEVNKSGNLPNITSKSTEAKFESELVKSLPKDNKLAIAGVYWYGIDPEYTLYAGPYIYEGYSKSTSEEKYVMNTKYADQDWVKSDSSVKTIIQRYQGSGDAEQFKQALWNDFKKGRLTRLPYALIPTANTTDVAKYPEKYGVKYSQTLNKSQIGAEQFWNMLPHISVPETSPTRKADDGKPAPFDVNNEEDLNEYLKNVTFNDAFSKILYGVDRKELIKGTVKGEEKLMNLFAGRGLIFRSLISSAFNFEGISQKINSHKQKMNISGFALDAKIGGNDVEGHEQENNLRVHYNDINKLSFISTDYKLSKPVEYQEFFIAQNDASSELSAFKSPNFEEVKREMKKLLDEAGIKANEKVSWTQAFRWVNFNPVLFEQVYKLMPQIINDLDPRLDFKSVKFNAENELSQFWGHHIYGWSPYTIGGWGYDTNSIGSGFDGMVNVSNADISLMILGLQPTDAKAKETKSNLQKALPELVKMSEALVKFIKEEKEAGRIKVRFNVEDLAQLSTEELTTLRDEWTQCSIENGKLKIVNDKQIFTERGAITAKFFNKYVKTLTNAQNIKLLNEFTVYLGVPVERRFTSVAGFVPSLSNKNYIIPFTAAEAEWAMDTKVVNEKTKNNK
- a CDS encoding MSC_0882 family membrane protein encodes the protein MKWKPINDTSTIEIVKSSNDQNLEGKIVRDPKNQISPRPFRVIRTEKNIKTINMTICFTIMTAAIIFFVLAYLKVGPFVESYWGYLIAFGVTAAIFLALGIKNLIENIQWSNTVKRYREALELGDKTSSNTFHLAYRRIVLKGVDLTWCLIFVLTYLGLITAIVYGIYSKGMTEINYEPTFKLKLNWKEILDNGFGNTPLFCLISTIVMALLIGFYVAMRLIDKKRLADLSDFLGERSVDIHEQIENSRRDRNKLWMRAYLVIVFLTILLPLALLTVAIWRMIVKRKKQL
- a CDS encoding nucleotidyltransferase — protein: MAIGIVAEYNPFHNGHIRQINWIKQNFPNEKIIVVMSDKFSQRGEYTITSFNNRKKIAKKYGVNKVLKLTFEETVQAAHIFAQNAIAKLHRAGVSKIVFGSETNNPDRMVRLANFLKNNLDEFNHVIRHYIKKEKLAYPKAFASALKDLTGENFAMPNDILGFEYVKSIVNNNYNIEIFTIERNIPFHSQLPNQNFASASLLRTKLKNNEDISNYSPMKISRPRFIEKDYKKFISILTKTPINKLRKIKLISEGIENLLLKHSHLETYDEFVDACVSKRYTSSRIKRIIAWILCKKWK